The Caballeronia sp. TF1N1 genome includes the window GTAAAGATTGGTCGGATCACCAAGATGAACCACCAACCGCCAAAGGTGATCCGGCCGGAGTCGTCGGTCCCGGTGGACCAAGACATGTCTTCCATTCTGGAGAAGACAGCGCCAGCGGTGGCCCATGCCACTACTGCGCCGAAGATCAGCACCCACGGCAAGACACCGTTTCGCAATTGCACAACGCTTGCGACGAGTGCTTTGAACTGATCTATCTCGTCCTTGGGAACAAGACCCGTATCAATAAAATGATGCAGAAATGGAGAAGCCGTTTTTTGTGCAACGCCTTCTGCAATGACGAGTAAGGGGATCGCGATAAGGCAGCGCACGTGAACACCGAAGTGTCCCAGCAGGGCGTGCGCGTCAGAGCCTGGCGCCGCGCGCCCTGTGAGAACTGCCCACAGCACCAGCGGCAACCAGGTGATCGCCGCGAAAATGATTGCACGGCGAGCCGTACCCATTCCATTGACGGGAATTAGCCCGAGCCGACGCTGAAACCGGAAGAAGAGATCATCGCGCACGAGCGATAGCTCCACGCGCGACAAGTCACCTGGCGCGTCGATTCCGCTAATGCCGTAATTTACGGATGGCGCCATTCTTCGCTCCGAATCCCTACATGGCATCGGGCACAACCTCCCATGCTGGATCGGGTGTGCGATCGGCCGCTGTAACTTCTATGCTCCCCGGCCTTGCTCAGCCAACGAGAAGCGGATGCTGACGAGTCATCTCCACGCCTGCTTGAGACCGACGAGGCATCAAGCATGGAGTGTCGTGCAACCGCAAGATCCGCGCTATCGGGGTGTGAGGCAACGAAATTGCCCTTTGGGGCAAGCGAGTTAGCGAGATGATTGGCGAGCGCACAGCGAAGCGGGACGCAATCACGAGATGCTTTCGAACGCCCCGGCGGGACGTCCCGTCAATCACAACTCCGGAAAGACCAGCGTCAACGCAGGCAACCGAGTTGGCAACAAAACGATCGTAAAAAAATAACCGCAACGTCAATGTGAAAAACAACCGGGACGTCGATATCAACGTCGAAGGGCGCGGGCGGTACAGCTATGACGATCACTACTACCCGGTCGCGACTGCGGCGGCCGTCACAGCGACCGTAGCAGTGACATCGGCCGTGGTGGGGTCCATTGTCCGCGCCAACGAGCTTCCTCCTAGTTGCGCGCAGGTCATGCGTGGCAACGCCGCGTATATGCAATGCGGTTCGACTTGGTACCAGCCTCAATACCAAGGCAGCAACGTCACGTAGGTGGTAGTCAATGCACCCTGACGCTGATCCTTGAAGTCACCGGGAAATGATCGGCTCGTTAGCACTCTCTACTGCTCCCGGTTTGCCCCTGTGGGCAGGCTGATTGCCCCAAATCCCGATACTCCTAGTGTTGCGATGGTTGTTATGTTTCCTCTGCGTCTTACCGGAGATGACGGCATGCACAGAATGACTTGTAAGAAATTCGCACTCGGTCTGTTGGCAATCTCGCTGTGCATTGGAATCGGTCACGCAGTGCCCAATCCGGCGACTGACGCGACGCGCAAAGCCAATCAGGTCATAGCCGATTATCTGCCTTTCTCGAATACGCAGGACTTTGACGACGCACGTCACGGCTTCATCGCCGATTTGCCCAGCCCGGTCATCAAAGGTGCTTCAGGCAACACAGTGATCGATTTGTCTCAGTACGATTTCCTGAAGCAAAGCGGTCCCGCGCCTGCGTCCGTCAACCCCAGCCTCTGGCGGCAGTCCCAGCTCCTGGCGATCCGCGGGCTGTTCAAGGTAACGGATGGCATTTATCAGGTTCGAAACATTGACCTGGCCAACATGACTTTCATTCGAGGGAAAGCAGGCTGGGTCGTAATCGATCCGTTGACCTCGACGGAGACCGCGAAGGCGGCGCTCGATCTCATTAACAGCAAGGTCGAGAATCTACCTGTCACCGGCGTGATCTTCACTCACTCTCACGTCGACCACTTCGCCGGAATTCGGGCGATCGTTGACGAAAAAGACGCACGTTCCGGGAAGGTGCCTGTCATTGCCCCGGATGGATTTATGGAAGAGGCGGTTAGCGAAAACGTGTTTGCTGGAAATGTCATGAGCAGGCGTGCCTCCTATATGTACGGCAACCTGCTGCCCAAAAACCCGGAAGGGAATGTCGGCGGAGGCTTAGGGCTCACCACTGCGGCTGGCACGATCACCTTGTTTGAGCCGACCAAGCTCATCGCAAAGACGGGAGAGACGCTCACAGTGGACGGCATCGATGTCGTTTTCCAGATGGCCCCAGGAACTGAAGCGCCGGCGGAGATGTTGTTTTATTTCCCTCAATTTAAGGCGATCGATCTTGCCGAAGACGCAAACCATACACTGCACAACATCCTGACCTTGCGCGGTGCGAAGGTGCGCAGCGCGCAGAAATGGGCGAGTACGCTTGATCAAACGATCGATCTTTGGGGCGGCGAGGCGACTGTTTCTTTCGGCAGTCACCACTGGCCCCAATGGGGAAATCAGCGTGTGGTCGAGCATCTGGAAAAGCAGCGCGACCTCTACAAATATATCAACGATCAAACGCTGCGCATGGCCAATCAAGGGTTGACCATGAACGAAATCGCTGAGCAGTTCATGTTGCCCGACAGTCTTGCCAAAGAGTTCTACAACCGTGGCTACTACGGCGATCTGAAACACAATGTGCGGGCAACCTATCAGCTTTACCTCGGATTCTGGGACGCCAACCCAGCCGACTTCAATCCGTTGCCGCCGGCCGAGGAGGCAAAGAAATATGTGGAGATGGTCGGAGCGGAAAAAATGATTGCCACCGCGAGGACCGCGTATGGCAAGGGCGATTATCGATGGGCCGCAACGGTCGCGAACAAGGTCGTGTTCGCAGACCCGAAAAATCAGGCTGCGCGTAATATCGAAGCGGATGCGCTCGAACAGTTGGGCTATCAAGCGGAGTCAGGGCCCGCGCGCAACTTCTATCTCTCAGGAGCCCAAGAACTGCGCGGCGGTGTGAAAAAGATGGCAACGCCCAATACGAGTTCCCCGGACATCATTCGCGGCATGACGACAGACATGTTCCTAGACTTTCTCGCGATCCATCTCAACGGTCCGAAGGTCGGCGACAAGTCGTATGCATACAACCTGAAGTTTCCCGATATCAAAGCGCAGTACGTACTGACGGTGAAGAACGGAGTCATGAACTACAGCAAGGATAAGCAACTCGACAAGGCGGATGGCACTGTCACGCTGAATCGCTCGACCTTGGACGACATTGCGCTGGGCAAGCTAAAACTCGGCAATCTCGCGGAAAGCGGCGATGTGCAGATCGATGGAGACAAAGCGAAATTCAAAGAAATGCTTGGCAACTTCGACAAGTTCGATTTCTGGTTCACGATTGCCGAGCCTTGATGGGAATTGCCATGATACGCACGGCTCGGCAAGTTGCGCTGATACAGGTTAGTTTTGCCCAGGCAAAAGGCATGGCGCCAATCTCGTTGGCGCCATGTCCTTGTAGAAGTAGATGTGTTGAATTCGCCCTGTGCCGTATGGCTGAGATCGTTCGCCACGAGCGGCCGGGTGGTCAGAGGTCAAAGAGCATTTCGTTGGCGTTCTTACGTCGGTCGTTTAGAAGTTTACATAATCTTAATTATCGATTATCTGACTTGTAGGTCCCAAGTTCAAATGTCGTGTTCCTGCCAAGTAGAGATGTCGCCTTTTGGCTTAAGTTCATTGCCGGACAAGCGTGTCAGGAGCGCGGGCAATGAACACGATCGGGACCATCACCATGTCGATGCGCGAGTTGGACCGATTCAAAGTGTTTCAGTCAGTGGTCGACGGACTGCTCAAACCGTGGCGGGCCGCCGAGCGACTTGGACTGAGTACACGACAGGTGCGGCGTCTCAGTGCGCGGTTACGCGAACAAGGCGCGCCGGGCCTGGTTTTCCGGCAAGCGCGGTCAAACGGGCAATCATCGTGTCGACGCGGGCTTGGCGGTCCGGGCCGTGGCCATCGTCAAAGAGCGCTATAGCGATTTTGGCCCGACGCTTGCCTGCGAGAAGCTGCGCGAGTGTCATGACATTCGGCTGGCCAAGGAAACCGTTCGGCGGCTCATGATCGGCGCCGGACTCTGGACGCCACGTCGACAGCGTCCTCCAAGGATCCATCAGCCGCGCAACCGTCGCTCGTGCTATGGCGAGCTGATCCAGATCGATGGCAGCGATCATCGCTGGTTCGAAGATCGCGCGCCGGCGTGCACGCTGCTGGTGTTCATCGACGATGCCACCAGCCGTCTGATGACCCTGCACTTCACGGCCACCGAATCGACCTTCAGTT containing:
- a CDS encoding alkyl/aryl-sulfatase, producing the protein MHRMTCKKFALGLLAISLCIGIGHAVPNPATDATRKANQVIADYLPFSNTQDFDDARHGFIADLPSPVIKGASGNTVIDLSQYDFLKQSGPAPASVNPSLWRQSQLLAIRGLFKVTDGIYQVRNIDLANMTFIRGKAGWVVIDPLTSTETAKAALDLINSKVENLPVTGVIFTHSHVDHFAGIRAIVDEKDARSGKVPVIAPDGFMEEAVSENVFAGNVMSRRASYMYGNLLPKNPEGNVGGGLGLTTAAGTITLFEPTKLIAKTGETLTVDGIDVVFQMAPGTEAPAEMLFYFPQFKAIDLAEDANHTLHNILTLRGAKVRSAQKWASTLDQTIDLWGGEATVSFGSHHWPQWGNQRVVEHLEKQRDLYKYINDQTLRMANQGLTMNEIAEQFMLPDSLAKEFYNRGYYGDLKHNVRATYQLYLGFWDANPADFNPLPPAEEAKKYVEMVGAEKMIATARTAYGKGDYRWAATVANKVVFADPKNQAARNIEADALEQLGYQAESGPARNFYLSGAQELRGGVKKMATPNTSSPDIIRGMTTDMFLDFLAIHLNGPKVGDKSYAYNLKFPDIKAQYVLTVKNGVMNYSKDKQLDKADGTVTLNRSTLDDIALGKLKLGNLAESGDVQIDGDKAKFKEMLGNFDKFDFWFTIAEP